Proteins from one Pirellulaceae bacterium genomic window:
- a CDS encoding heavy metal-binding domain-containing protein — MHPFILFELGLAFGVPMALLLLGLTLGRQIEKKHLADLDRREAATQKVLVTQTHAYTDPVPQHELVPSLVVSEVVISSDYLKTFLGTIKNLFGGEISSFQTLLERGRREALLRIKEQSLELGYNAVCCVQIDTVQIGGRDPARKKNIVVASLLATGTAYYREPTQI; from the coding sequence ATGCATCCGTTCATTCTGTTTGAGTTGGGGTTGGCCTTCGGTGTGCCGATGGCCCTGCTTCTATTGGGGCTGACACTTGGACGGCAAATTGAAAAAAAACATCTTGCCGATTTAGATCGTCGTGAGGCAGCAACTCAAAAGGTCTTGGTCACGCAGACGCACGCCTATACCGACCCCGTTCCTCAGCATGAATTAGTGCCCAGCTTGGTGGTGTCGGAAGTTGTCATCAGCAGCGATTATCTGAAAACTTTTCTCGGCACCATCAAGAATCTGTTTGGCGGGGAGATTAGCAGCTTTCAAACGTTGTTGGAACGGGGCCGCAGAGAGGCGCTTCTCCGCATCAAGGAACAATCGCTTGAGCTGGGATATAATGCTGTGTGTTGTGTGCAAATCGATACGGTACAGATTGGCGGTCGGGATCCGGCTCGGAAAAAAAATATCGTTGTGGCTTCCCTCTTGGCAACCGGGACTGCTTACTATCGCGAACCGACTCAAATCTAG
- a CDS encoding YbjQ family protein, translating to MIVVNTDTVPGHRILEVKGIVQGNTVRAKHAGRDIAAGLKNLVGGELVGYTELLTESRQEAMQRMLAQAQQLGANAVLNVRFTTSSISAGASELFAYGTAVTVAPETV from the coding sequence ATGATTGTAGTGAATACAGATACGGTCCCAGGTCATCGAATTTTAGAAGTCAAAGGGATTGTCCAAGGTAATACAGTGCGGGCGAAGCACGCCGGCCGAGATATCGCTGCCGGGCTGAAAAATTTGGTTGGCGGAGAACTTGTTGGCTATACCGAACTTTTGACGGAATCGCGTCAAGAAGCAATGCAGCGTATGTTGGCTCAAGCCCAGCAGTTGGGTGCCAATGCAGTCTTGAACGTGCGGTTCACTACGAGCTCGATCTCGGCCGGTGCGTCCGAGTTATTTGCTTACGGCACCGCCGTCACGGTCGCTCCCGAAACGGTTTGA
- a CDS encoding SDR family oxidoreductase, giving the protein MINLQGHRALVTGGTQGVGAAIAYSLAQAGADVVLHGLTIDEQAHATAAACRETGVEVGLIDGDLSGPTESAVQRVFEQAQTTLPGIDILINNAGTYADLPFLDMTYQSFERTMRLNVFSYFFLSQAFSRQWVNDNTAGRILLIGSINGRLAEPTHSGYDTSKGAIEMMVKTLCVELAPHQIRVNGLAPGLFRTPLTSSALDQPGVLQWMQQHTPNGQVPGPEVAGAAAAFLVSDVADHIHGQMLLIDGGMSVWQQPDL; this is encoded by the coding sequence ATGATTAACCTTCAGGGACATCGGGCCTTGGTGACGGGCGGAACACAGGGCGTCGGCGCTGCCATCGCCTATTCGCTGGCGCAAGCTGGTGCAGACGTCGTCCTGCATGGACTTACGATCGACGAACAAGCGCATGCGACCGCTGCCGCATGTCGTGAGACAGGAGTTGAGGTCGGTTTGATCGACGGAGATTTGTCGGGGCCAACCGAATCAGCCGTGCAACGAGTCTTTGAACAGGCCCAAACGACGCTGCCTGGCATCGATATCTTAATTAACAACGCCGGCACTTACGCCGATCTGCCGTTCCTTGACATGACCTATCAATCATTTGAACGGACGATGCGATTGAATGTCTTTTCCTATTTCTTTTTGAGCCAAGCCTTTTCCAGACAGTGGGTCAACGATAACACTGCGGGTCGCATCCTTTTGATTGGCTCAATCAACGGTCGGCTTGCGGAACCGACCCATTCAGGCTACGACACTTCCAAGGGGGCGATCGAAATGATGGTCAAAACCCTGTGCGTTGAACTGGCTCCACATCAAATTCGTGTTAACGGTCTTGCCCCCGGTCTGTTTCGCACGCCACTCACATCTTCCGCGTTGGATCAGCCGGGAGTTTTACAGTGGATGCAACAGCACACACCGAACGGGCAAGTGCCCGGACCGGAGGTTGCGGGCGCCGCAGCCGCATTTCTCGTCAGTGACGTGGCGGACCACATTCACGGGCAAATGCTATTAATTGACGGCGGCATGAGCGTTTGGCAACAACCCGATCTTTAG